A region of the Candidatus Izemoplasmatales bacterium genome:
CTTCAGGGTCGCGCGGGTCGACGACGGTTCGGCGGTCGTTTCGGCCGACGGCGTCACGCCGCTCGTCACGCTCCGGCACGCGCCGGGGGCGAAGCCGCGCGGTCGGACCGCGGGTCTCTTTCACGTCGCCTTCCTGCTTCCCTCGCGGACCGCGCTCGGCGGCTTCCTGCGCCGCGCGATCGACACGCAGCTGCCGATCCAGGGCGCGGCCGACCATCGCGTGAGCGAGGCGATCTACCTGCAGGATCCGGACGATCACGGCATCGAGATCTACGCCGACACGGCGGACTCCGGCTGGCGAAACGAAGCCGGCGAACTCGACATGGGCACCGATCCGTTCGATTATTCCGGGGTCTACTACGCCGCCGAGGAGGCGGACGGAATCCCCGCCGGAACGACCCTCGGACACCTCCACCTCGCCGTCCGCGATCTGGAGAAGTCGCTTTCCTTCTATCGCGACGTCGTCGGTTTCGCGGTCACCGCGGACGGATATCCCGGAGCGCGGTTTTTGTCCTCCTCCGGGTACCACCACCATCTCGCCCTGAACGTCTGGGAACGCGTCCTGCCGCGCGTCGAAGGCCGCGCGGGGCTTGCGGCGGCGACCGTGTTCTTCCCCGCGTGCGAAGCCGCGGCGGCCGCCGCCGGGCGCGCCCGCGCCGCCGGCTGTCCGGAAGCTTCCGACGATCGCGGGACGGCCTTCCTCGATCCCGACGGCACGCTCGTCCGGTTCACCGTCCGATAGAAAATGAAAGCCACCTTCCGGTGGCTTTTCTTACGGTTCGATCCAGTAGCGCTGCACCGGACTTCCGTCCGGATGGATGACCTCGTTCTCCAACTTCCCGCCGCACGCCATGATCGTCCGCGCGCTGGCGACGTTGACGGTGTCGCAGGTGACGAGGACGCACCCGATCCCGTGTTTCCGGCAGATCGGAAGCGCCATCGAAAGCATCGCCTTGGCGCGGCCCTTGCGGCGTTCGGAGGGCCGGACGCCGTAGCCGACGTGGCCGCCGTAGTTCAGCAGATAGTCGTTCAGCTCGTAGCGGATCGAGACCGCGCCGAGCAGACGCTCCTCGGCGTCGTCCTCGAAGAGCAGGAAGAGTCCGGAGCGGACCTTGTTCGGGGGCAGGTCACGGCCTTCGGCGTATTGCGCGGTGATGGCGAGGAAACCGTCGAAGTCGCCGCCGCAGGGATCGAGCGCCCACGGGGTCATTCCCTCGCCCGTCTGGTTCCATTCGTTCAGATAGTCGCGCCACGCCGCCCGGTGACGGGGGGCGGGGACGACCAGACGCAGCCTCGGCATGCGCATCACTTCCTTCCATGAACGTATTATATAACATCCGGGCCGGAATCGGTCCCGAATTCGGGGTGATTTTCCGTCCTCCCCTTGCAAAAAGGCGGGTTCGCCCGTATAATAAACTTCGAACACCAACGACAATCCACATAGGGGGTTCCACATGAAGTACTGCACCACCTGCGGCAAGGAACTGGCCGACAACGCCGTCTCCTGCCCGAACTGCGGTTACGTCTTCCCGAACGCCGGCGGCACGTCCGTTTCCGGCGTCCACGATGCGCCGAGCTTCGGCATCGCGCTCCTCGGCTTTCTCTTCCCGCTGATCGGCCTCATCCTGTACGTCGTATGGAAACCGGCGACCCCGCTCCGCGCGAAATCCGCCGGGAAGGGCGCGCTGACCGCGATCATCATCGGCGTCATCTTCTACATCATCGCCATCGCTTCCGGCGCGCTCTCCTATTTCTATTACTGAGGACCGGAGCCCTATGAAATACTGCCCCAACTGCGGCAAGCAGCTCGCCGACAACGCGGCGATGTGCCCGGGCTGCGGACACATGTTCCAGCCGGTCGGATCGGCCGCACGGGTCCCGGACCCGTCCGACGCGCCGAGCACCGGCTACGGCGTCCTCGGCTTCTTCTTCCCGCTCGTCGGCCTGATCCTCTTCCTCGTCTGGCAGGACAGTTTCCCCAAGCGGGGCAAGTCCGCCGGCAAGGGCGCGCTCATCAGCGTGATCGTGGGCGTCATCCTCTCGATCCTGTACGTGATCGCCATCGCGGTCCTGGTCGGCATCTACGGCTACGGCTTCATGAACTATCTCCACTAAAAAAACAGACGGAACCGGGGTCGACCCGATTCCGTCTTTTTTTTCTTCCGCTAGTCCTTGAGCGGATGCCCTTCGGCGTCCTTGTCGATCTTGCCGGTGAGGATGTAGATGCCTTCGACGAGTCCCCAGATGCCAGAGACGATCGGTCCGAGTCCGAAGGCGATCGCGCCGACCGTGCCGAGCAGGAGCTGGGTGACGGCCTTGTTGGTGAAGCCGAGATAGAAGTTGTGGATGCCGAGCGCGCCGAGGAAGATCGCGAGCAGTCCGGCGGCGAGTTTCGACTTGGAGTTCGGGTCGGCGACGACGGTCGCCTTCCCCTGGTTGACGGCGACGCCGCAGTGGATGCAGACGACGGCCTTGTCGTCGATCTCCTTGCCGCAGTTCATGCAGTACATGTTGGTACCCCCCTGGATGTTGGATGAATCGATTCTATTGTAAATGTCAACGGAGCGCCTGTCAAGGTGCTTTTTTCAAGCAAGGTCCCGGAATCAGGCGAAATGCGTGTAGAAGACCCAGAAAAGGGCGAGAAGCGAGAAGAAGAACGTCGTCGCCGCCAGTGCGCGGTAGAGCGTCGAGAATCGCGTCCGTTCCGATACCGCCCGGAAATAGCCGACGGAGAAGGGAAGGAGGACGATCGCGAGGAAGGCCGGAAGATCCGCCTTCGCGCGGATCGCGGCGACGATCCGAAGCGCGAACAGGAGTCCGAGTCCGGCAAGCACGATCCAGATCGAAGAGATCGAGAGGCCGATCAGGAATTCGATCATCTGCGGACACCCCCGACGAAGAAGACGCCGAGACCGACGACGGGCAGGGAAAGGAACCAGACGGAGCCGACCGCCCAGAAGAGGACGACGCCCCAGACGAAGACCGTGAACCAGGCGAAGAGCCGGTCGAGGCGTCTCATGCGCCCGCCTCGCTTTCAAGGAGCACGTAGGACGTCATCGCGCCGGCGGCGTCGATCGCGACGACGCGGCCGCCGCGCTCGAGGTTCCCGTAGGCGTTGAAGCCGCTGATGCGGCCGTACGCCAGCATGATCCCTTCGTGCACGACATAGAAGTCGTTCAGGTGGTCGTGGCCGACGAAGACGCCCTTCGTCTTCCCGGCCGCGGCCATCGCGTCGAAGAGGCCGGTGTCGACGCCCTGGGCGTAGACCTTGTCCTCGTCGAAGATCCCGACGTAGCCTTCGGAATCGATGAACTGGCGGAGCGGCATGTGCATGTAGGCGACCGAGCCGGTCGTGTCGTCGGCGACCTGACCTTCATACCACGCGACCTGGGAGGCGCGGACATAGTCGTACTCGCCTTCCTCCTCGGTGTAGACCTCGCGCTCGGCGTGCGAGTCGAAGAAATAGAGATGGTAGAAGGGGACGCCGTCCTTCGTGAAGCGGATCGCGAAGTTTCCGACGCCGCCTTCCTCGAGTTCCGGCCCGACCTTGAAGCGGAGCCACGTCGTGTCGCCGATGCCGGCGAGGTATTCCTGGTAGCTCGAATGGTCGGTCTCGTGGTTTCCGAAGACGAAGGTCCAGGGGACTTCGAGGCCCTCCATCGTCCGGATCAGCCGGCGGAAGAGACTCGGCCCTATGTTCGAGAGCACCATGTCGCCGGTGATGACGACGAGGTCGAAGTCGTCCGCCTTCACGAGGGTCTCGATCAGCGCGAGCGTCGCGCGGTCCTGGGCGTCGATTCCGTAGGTGAGGTGGAGGTCGGTGAGCTGCAAGATCTTGAGGGTATCGCGTTCCATCGCGATCTCGATCGGCGCATCGTCGGTGTAGGCGACGGGTTCGGGCGTGTTCGTGCAGGAGGACAGGACCGTCGCGAGAACCGCGACGACGGCGAGGAGAATGATTTTCTTCATAGGATTCCTTTCCGATCGACTTGTCTTCATTATACTACGTTTCGCGGCGTTTGCGCCGCGATCATGAACGTCAGCGGAGGATGCATCCGGTCAGCAGCGGCAGGATCGCGGATCCGAGGACGAAGCTCGCCGCATTGGAGAGAAGCGACCATCGGACCGCCGCCGGAGGATCGCGGAATAGAAGGGCGTAGGCCGCCGCCTCGATCGCGAACACCATCGTCTCGATCGCGAGGACGACGAGCCAGATCCAGACGCCCGAGGGGGCGATCCGGGCGAACAGCAGATTGGCGGCGGGGTTCGTCATGGCATTCAGGACGAGCGAGGCGATGAGCGCCTTGCCGTTTTGCCGCGCGAGGAAGAAGAGGACGGCGGCCTCGATCGCCGCCGTGAGCAGGAAGGCGAGGACGAGGGTCCTAGGCTCCGGCATGCGTGAGCGCCTCCTTCCGGCGCGGATCGCAGGCGAGGACGACCGCCGCGGGGACTGCGCAGAGAAGCAGCGTTGCGGAAAACGGCGCGTTTCCTTCGAGGACGAGCAGACCGAGAACGTATCCCGGGAACAGCGTCGCGGCGACGAGGCCGAAGCCGAACGCCTCCCGGCCCGGATAGCGGCGGTTGACGAGCGCTAGGGTGAGCGGCATCGTCATGTTGAAGGCGAATGTGGCGGCGATGAACGTGGCCGTCCACCCTGGAAAGAAGCCGTAGAGCAGGACCGCAAGTCCGACCGAGACGAGCGCTGTCGGCCGGATGCCGATCCGATCGGCGACGAAGCCGCCCGCGGCCTTCCCGAGGGAAGCGGAGACGGCGATGGCGACGAGGACGGCAGGTCCGTCGGCCCAGTCCGTCGGCGCCGCCTTGCCGAGGAGCGCCCGCAGGAACGCCGTCGCGAGAAGGAGGACGATCCAGACGGTCTCGCGCGCACCGATCCGCGGGAGGGGGGCGGCGGGAGCCGGCGCTTCGTCCCGCGGGAGCAGTTCCGACGCAAGCAGGCACAGTCCCATGACCAGAAGGAAGCCGAGGGCGACCGTCGTCGTCGGAAAAAACGTGCCGACCGCCAGACCCGTCGCGCCGGATGCGACGAAGACGCCGGCGGGAGCCGAACGGCCCTTCGACCGGGCGAGCACGTATTTGCCGCCGGCGACGTGGAAGAGTCCGTTCCCGAGGCCGAGCGATACCGCCGCAAGCGGAACGGGCAGCGCGATCGCCGCGGACGCCGCGACGACGAGCAGCGAAACGCGAAGCCAGAAGCGGTCATGTCCCGTACGATCGACGATCCGGCCGAAAAGCGGCTGGAGGACGAAAGCGACGGCATTGTAGGCGATGAAGACGAACAGCGGGATCCCGGAATCGGTCACCGCGTAGAGACGTGAAAAGACCGCGACGGCGCAGAGGCCGTCGACGGAAAGATGGAGACCTGCGTAGAGGGCCGTCCTGGCCCGGAAGAACTTCATCAGGGCTGCGGGATCTCTTCGACCGGGAGTTCCTCCCAGTGCGCGCAGACGATGAGGGCGTTGCGGTCTCCCTGCCAGTACTGGTCGCCCGCCGGAACCGGCGTTCCGAATGAAAACGGGGTCTCGCCGTCCAGAAGATACCAGCCGGCGAATTCATAGCCTTCCCGGACCGGGTCCGCGACTTCGGTCGCCTCGATGACGCCGCCGACGTCGACCCATGTCGAATGGAGGCACGTCCACTCCCGCTGGTCTTCCACGAAGACGACCTGAACGGACGAAGGCTCGCTGCAGGACGGAAACGCCATCACGTCGGCGAAATACAGGCCGACGCAGAACAGGAACAGGATCGCGTTACGCATGGTGAACCCTCCGTTTCGTTGACTTCACGCCGTCATTATACACGATTCGAAGGATTCAATCAACGCCGCGGCCAATCTTTTCAAAGAGAGTGCGGCGTTCCGGGATTCGCGGAATGCCGCACGGACGATTCATTCGGAGACGACGACCTTCTCGATCGCGACGTCCTGGAGCGGCCGATCCTGCCGGTCGGTCGGGACCGACGCGATCGCATCGAGGGTCTCGAAGCCGGACGTCATCCGCCCGAAGGCGGCGTAGGCGCCGTCGAGGTGCGGACTGGCCTTGTGCATCACGAAGAACTGCGAGGAGGCCGAGTCGGGCACCATCGTGCGCGCCATCG
Encoded here:
- a CDS encoding zinc-ribbon domain-containing protein, whose protein sequence is MKYCPNCGKQLADNAAMCPGCGHMFQPVGSAARVPDPSDAPSTGYGVLGFFFPLVGLILFLVWQDSFPKRGKSAGKGALISVIVGVILSILYVIAIAVLVGIYGYGFMNYLH
- a CDS encoding TM2 domain-containing protein encodes the protein MYCMNCGKEIDDKAVVCIHCGVAVNQGKATVVADPNSKSKLAAGLLAIFLGALGIHNFYLGFTNKAVTQLLLGTVGAIAFGLGPIVSGIWGLVEGIYILTGKIDKDAEGHPLKD
- a CDS encoding GNAT family N-acetyltransferase; this encodes MPRLRLVVPAPRHRAAWRDYLNEWNQTGEGMTPWALDPCGGDFDGFLAITAQYAEGRDLPPNKVRSGLFLLFEDDAEERLLGAVSIRYELNDYLLNYGGHVGYGVRPSERRKGRAKAMLSMALPICRKHGIGCVLVTCDTVNVASARTIMACGGKLENEVIHPDGSPVQRYWIEP
- a CDS encoding VOC family protein, with amino-acid sequence MDYHGHQALRVGAIELKVADLGRAESFYRDALGFRVARVDDGSAVVSADGVTPLVTLRHAPGAKPRGRTAGLFHVAFLLPSRTALGGFLRRAIDTQLPIQGAADHRVSEAIYLQDPDDHGIEIYADTADSGWRNEAGELDMGTDPFDYSGVYYAAEEADGIPAGTTLGHLHLAVRDLEKSLSFYRDVVGFAVTADGYPGARFLSSSGYHHHLALNVWERVLPRVEGRAGLAAATVFFPACEAAAAAAGRARAAGCPEASDDRGTAFLDPDGTLVRFTVR
- a CDS encoding InlB B-repeat-containing protein, translated to MRNAILFLFCVGLYFADVMAFPSCSEPSSVQVVFVEDQREWTCLHSTWVDVGGVIEATEVADPVREGYEFAGWYLLDGETPFSFGTPVPAGDQYWQGDRNALIVCAHWEELPVEEIPQP
- a CDS encoding zinc-ribbon domain-containing protein: MKYCTTCGKELADNAVSCPNCGYVFPNAGGTSVSGVHDAPSFGIALLGFLFPLIGLILYVVWKPATPLRAKSAGKGALTAIIIGVIFYIIAIASGALSYFYY
- a CDS encoding metallophosphoesterase, with translation MKKIILLAVVAVLATVLSSCTNTPEPVAYTDDAPIEIAMERDTLKILQLTDLHLTYGIDAQDRATLALIETLVKADDFDLVVITGDMVLSNIGPSLFRRLIRTMEGLEVPWTFVFGNHETDHSSYQEYLAGIGDTTWLRFKVGPELEEGGVGNFAIRFTKDGVPFYHLYFFDSHAEREVYTEEEGEYDYVRASQVAWYEGQVADDTTGSVAYMHMPLRQFIDSEGYVGIFDEDKVYAQGVDTGLFDAMAAAGKTKGVFVGHDHLNDFYVVHEGIMLAYGRISGFNAYGNLERGGRVVAIDAAGAMTSYVLLESEAGA